The Actinomyces sp. oral taxon 414 genome has a segment encoding these proteins:
- a CDS encoding alpha-1,4-glucan--maltose-1-phosphate maltosyltransferase, giving the protein MTLNTTSAASPDAPQSTDPSARSAPPSPPLPAPYSSIGRIPVTEVFPVVEDGRWPAKAVPREVFPIRATVFREGHDRFGATAVLVRPDGTDGPSARMVEILPGLDRYEARLAADAPGDWGLRVEGWSDPYGTWSHDAGIKVPAGVDVDLMLEEGARIMDRAAAVPGREEADAAVLTDAAAALRDESAPAAQRLGAGLSEDVVAVLDRLPLRDHVSPSATYPLQVDRTRALAGSWYEIFPRSLGSSRDADGTVHAGTLRTAAQNLDRIAAMGFDVLYLTPVSPIGTTNRKGRNNTLVAQPGDPGSPYGIGSADGGHDAINPELGGVEDFVALVARARELGMEVALDLALQCSPDHPWVTEHPEWFTILADGSIAYAENPPKKYQDIYPLNFDNDPEGIYAAILDVVNTWIGRGVTIFRVDNPHTKPLTFWQRLLRQIHAEHPDVLFLAEAFTRPAMMRTLGEIGFHQSYTYFAWRNTKQELIDYMVELSQDTAHVLRPTFWPTTHDILTPFMTNGKVPAFKIRAALAATMSPSWGIYSGYELAESTPRPGFEEQIDNEKYELKPRNFAAARANGIATLLTRLNAARAAHPALLQLRDIWFHGTSDDSLIAYSKHVDAAHSPMGEDDVVLTVINLDPHRAREGEVYLNLEALGLPPGTDGSHPVLRVTDELTGAAYEWSGQNYVRLDPFEGRVAHVFRVEPLTKPPADSR; this is encoded by the coding sequence GTGACGCTCAACACGACCTCCGCCGCCAGTCCCGATGCCCCCCAGTCGACCGATCCTTCCGCCAGGTCGGCGCCCCCGTCCCCGCCGCTCCCGGCCCCCTACTCCTCCATCGGGCGCATCCCGGTCACCGAGGTCTTCCCGGTCGTCGAGGACGGGCGCTGGCCGGCCAAGGCCGTTCCGCGCGAGGTCTTCCCCATCCGCGCCACCGTCTTCCGCGAGGGCCACGACCGCTTCGGCGCCACCGCCGTCCTCGTGCGCCCCGACGGCACCGACGGCCCCAGCGCCCGCATGGTCGAGATCCTGCCGGGCCTGGACCGCTACGAGGCGCGCCTGGCCGCCGACGCCCCCGGCGACTGGGGCCTGCGCGTGGAGGGATGGTCGGACCCCTACGGCACCTGGAGCCACGACGCCGGCATCAAGGTCCCCGCGGGCGTGGACGTCGACCTCATGCTGGAGGAGGGCGCCCGCATTATGGACCGCGCCGCCGCCGTGCCGGGCCGGGAGGAGGCCGACGCCGCCGTCCTGACCGACGCCGCCGCCGCCCTGCGCGACGAGTCGGCCCCGGCCGCCCAGCGCCTGGGGGCGGGCCTGTCCGAGGATGTCGTCGCCGTCCTGGACCGCCTGCCCCTGCGCGACCACGTCTCGCCCAGCGCCACCTACCCCCTCCAGGTCGACCGCACCCGCGCCCTGGCCGGCTCCTGGTACGAGATCTTCCCCCGCTCGCTGGGCTCGAGCCGCGACGCGGACGGCACCGTGCACGCCGGCACCCTGCGCACCGCCGCGCAGAATCTGGACCGCATCGCCGCCATGGGCTTCGACGTGCTCTACCTCACCCCCGTCTCGCCCATCGGCACCACCAACCGCAAGGGCCGCAACAATACGCTGGTGGCCCAGCCCGGGGACCCCGGTTCGCCCTACGGCATCGGCTCGGCCGACGGCGGGCACGACGCCATCAACCCCGAGCTGGGCGGCGTCGAGGACTTCGTCGCCCTCGTCGCGCGCGCCCGGGAGCTGGGCATGGAAGTGGCCCTGGACCTGGCCCTCCAGTGCTCGCCGGACCACCCGTGGGTGACGGAGCACCCCGAGTGGTTCACGATCCTGGCGGACGGATCCATCGCCTACGCGGAGAACCCGCCCAAGAAGTACCAGGACATCTACCCCCTCAACTTCGACAACGACCCGGAGGGCATCTACGCCGCGATCCTGGACGTCGTGAACACCTGGATCGGCCGGGGCGTGACCATCTTCCGCGTCGACAACCCCCACACCAAGCCGCTGACCTTCTGGCAGCGGCTCCTGCGCCAGATCCACGCCGAGCACCCGGACGTCCTCTTCCTCGCGGAGGCCTTCACCCGCCCGGCCATGATGCGCACCCTGGGCGAGATCGGCTTCCACCAGTCCTACACCTACTTCGCGTGGCGCAACACCAAGCAGGAGCTCATCGACTACATGGTCGAGCTCTCCCAGGACACGGCCCACGTCCTGCGGCCCACCTTCTGGCCCACCACCCACGACATCCTCACGCCCTTCATGACCAACGGGAAGGTGCCCGCCTTCAAGATCCGGGCCGCCCTGGCCGCGACCATGTCGCCGTCGTGGGGCATCTACTCCGGCTACGAGCTGGCCGAGTCGACCCCGCGCCCCGGCTTCGAGGAGCAGATCGACAACGAGAAGTACGAGCTCAAGCCGCGCAACTTCGCCGCGGCGCGCGCCAACGGCATCGCGACCCTGCTCACGCGCCTCAACGCCGCCCGCGCCGCCCACCCGGCGCTGCTCCAGCTGCGCGACATCTGGTTCCACGGCACGAGCGACGACAGCCTCATCGCCTACTCCAAGCACGTCGACGCCGCCCACTCGCCCATGGGCGAGGACGACGTCGTCCTGACCGTGATCAACCTCGACCCGCACCGCGCCCGCGAGGGCGAGGTCTACCTCAACCTGGAGGCCCTGGGCCTGCCGCCGGGCACCGACGGCTCCCACCCGGTCCTGCGCGTGACCGACGAGCTGACCGGCGCGGCCTACGAGTGGAGCGGGCAGAACTACGTGCGCCTGGACCCCTTCGAGGGGCGCGTCGCCCACGTCTTCCGGGTCGAGCCACTGACCAAGCCCCCGGCCGATTCCCGGTGA